Genomic DNA from Alkalihalobacterium alkalinitrilicum:
ACTGCTTTGTCTAGAGCTTTTGGGTTAGCGACTGCGTCACCTACACCCATGTTAATAACGATTTTCTCAACTTTAGGTACTCCCATTACTGATGGGTAGTTAAATTTCTCAACTAAAGAAGAGACGATCTCACTGTTATACTTCTCTTTTAAACGAGTCATACGATTGACCTCCTTTCAACACTGACTACTTATCTAGTGCTTCGCCAGACTTTTTCGCAATACGTACTTTTTTACCATCTTCTACTTTATAACCAATACGAGTTGGTTCGCCCGTCTTAGGGTCAATAATCATTACATTAGAAACGTGAATTGCAGCCTCTTTGCTTACAATTCCTCCTTGAGGGTTATCTTGAGAAGGTTTCGCATGTTTTTTAACAATGTTAACACCTTCAACAAGAACACGATCTTTCTTAGGGAATGCTTCTAAGATAACGCCTTGTTTACCTTTATCTTTACCAGATATCACTTTTACTGTGTCACCTTTTTTTACGTGCATGTAATCATCGCACCTCCTTATAAAAGGGATGATGTATATTATAGTACTTCTGGAGCTAAAGAAACGATTTTCATAAATTGCTTTTCACGAAGCTCACGTGCAACTGGTCCGAAGATACGAGTTCCACGAGGACTTTTATCATCACGTACAATAACAGCTGCGTTTTCATCAAACTTAATGTAAGACCCGTCTGTACGACGAGCGCCGCTCTTAGAACGAACAATTACCGCCTTAACAACGTCACCTTTCTTGACAACGCCACCTGGTGTTGCTTGTTTGACAGAACAAACGATAATATCACCGACATTAGCCGTCTTACGACCAGATCCACCTAAAACTTTAATACAAAGTACTTCACGAGCACCAGAGTTGTCAGCAACTTTTAAACGGCTCTCTTGTTGAATCATACGATCTT
This window encodes:
- the rplX gene encoding 50S ribosomal protein L24, producing MHVKKGDTVKVISGKDKGKQGVILEAFPKKDRVLVEGVNIVKKHAKPSQDNPQGGIVSKEAAIHVSNVMIIDPKTGEPTRIGYKVEDGKKVRIAKKSGEALDK
- the rplN gene encoding 50S ribosomal protein L14 — translated: MIQQESRLKVADNSGAREVLCIKVLGGSGRKTANVGDIIVCSVKQATPGGVVKKGDVVKAVIVRSKSGARRTDGSYIKFDENAAVIVRDDKSPRGTRIFGPVARELREKQFMKIVSLAPEVL